In Myxococcales bacterium, a genomic segment contains:
- a CDS encoding LamG domain-containing protein: protein MARRCIFLFCASIGLSATTCGSPSTRVSNDDDERENTAGAGAEAGDGGKGTGGEPSSAGGAGGRNGGTGGGRAGGTAGSPGKGGAAGSSAAGGATSSTGGAAGSGAGGAAMGGMIGSGTGGMPSTGMGGTGMGGMTTGGSGAGGMPSSSLGGSGGLAVGGMGGAVSTIPTQGLVVYYPFDETGGNTVFDASGNANNGTLKGQYHPSAAPTWQPGHRGNGLQFGVQGPGYVETPASASLDAISTGITVAAWVKLDESKWQAFVSRWSASATYSSYQLGTTGGDEPPYRSEFLTWSSPSGLAACADNITLPPGVWIHLAGTHDGTTAKLYKDGQLLCSSAKSFTFALTTRPLLLGMIERDIGAGPSLSKDLKGTLDEVRIYNRALSDADVMSLLQ, encoded by the coding sequence ATGGCGCGTCGCTGCATCTTCTTGTTTTGTGCGTCGATAGGGCTTTCTGCAACGACCTGCGGGTCACCTTCCACCCGGGTATCCAACGACGACGACGAGAGGGAAAACACGGCGGGTGCTGGTGCCGAAGCGGGCGATGGCGGAAAGGGCACCGGAGGTGAGCCTTCTTCTGCTGGGGGCGCGGGCGGACGAAACGGCGGTACGGGCGGGGGGCGCGCGGGCGGTACGGCGGGTTCTCCGGGTAAAGGCGGCGCGGCAGGGTCCTCGGCCGCTGGAGGGGCGACGAGTTCCACGGGTGGTGCGGCGGGCTCGGGCGCCGGCGGAGCCGCCATGGGTGGCATGATCGGCTCGGGGACGGGTGGCATGCCAAGCACGGGCATGGGAGGCACGGGCATGGGAGGCATGACCACGGGGGGCTCGGGCGCGGGAGGCATGCCGAGCTCTTCCCTTGGTGGCTCGGGAGGGCTGGCCGTGGGAGGCATGGGAGGCGCTGTCAGCACGATCCCCACGCAGGGATTGGTGGTGTACTACCCGTTCGACGAAACGGGGGGCAACACCGTTTTCGATGCGTCGGGGAACGCGAACAACGGCACGCTCAAGGGACAGTATCACCCCAGCGCAGCACCCACGTGGCAGCCCGGCCATCGAGGCAATGGCTTGCAGTTTGGGGTCCAAGGTCCGGGCTATGTGGAGACTCCGGCGTCCGCGTCTCTCGATGCCATCAGCACGGGCATCACCGTGGCGGCCTGGGTGAAATTGGACGAGTCCAAGTGGCAGGCGTTCGTGTCACGTTGGTCCGCGAGCGCAACGTACAGCAGCTACCAGTTGGGCACCACCGGGGGGGACGAACCTCCCTATCGTTCGGAGTTCCTCACCTGGTCGAGCCCCAGCGGCCTAGCTGCCTGTGCCGACAACATCACCCTCCCTCCAGGGGTTTGGATCCACCTGGCGGGGACCCATGACGGCACCACGGCTAAACTCTACAAAGACGGACAGTTGCTTTGCTCGAGCGCGAAGAGTTTCACCTTCGCTCTTACGACCCGTCCGCTCCTCTTGGGCATGATCGAACGCGACATCGGCGCAGGCCCTTCCCTCAGCAAGGACCTCAAGGGCACACTCGACGAAGTGCGCATCTACAATCGAGCCTTGTCCGACGCCGACGTGATGTCGCTTCTTCAGTGA
- a CDS encoding LamG domain-containing protein: MGGVIGGMAIATTFRGRHVALGFIFVLSAAACGSTDSGGDDVPTGDDDEATVTGGSGGKAGSGGSGGKGGTQGGAAGGAAGSSSVGGSSPGMAGTNGSSMGGQAGGMGGQTGGTGGQSNGTGGQAGGGPVNPSPTGCGIAADQDTVALWTFESGSASAPDHTGMFPVTWRGGSPSGAPGPDKCSLSVQLNGSLFGEVNFTSGFAGLTEGALEMFVWLPPKSDKIHAILAADAKNQKTNGHFVLGYETQGKIVLRMQNAESAPGGGKTFYMCSGPNMPTNQWIHLGINFGPPSVQMFVNGVIAENEGVHFKHGNQQNCGDNPVWSPADNGNPLVVGGATNEATEGIADTVIKRFGGRIDQLRISRKRRDFAVWASKP; this comes from the coding sequence ATGGGAGGCGTCATAGGCGGCATGGCCATCGCCACGACGTTCAGGGGACGCCACGTCGCCCTCGGTTTCATTTTCGTGCTGAGCGCTGCTGCGTGTGGAAGCACCGACTCAGGAGGTGACGACGTGCCCACGGGCGACGACGACGAGGCAACCGTGACGGGGGGCAGCGGGGGCAAAGCCGGTTCCGGGGGCAGTGGCGGAAAAGGCGGCACTCAAGGCGGCGCTGCGGGGGGGGCTGCGGGCAGTTCCTCCGTTGGCGGGTCCAGTCCCGGAATGGCGGGGACGAATGGCTCCAGCATGGGGGGCCAAGCGGGCGGTATGGGGGGCCAAACGGGAGGGACGGGCGGACAAAGCAATGGCACGGGTGGTCAGGCCGGAGGGGGGCCTGTGAACCCTTCGCCTACCGGCTGTGGCATTGCGGCCGACCAGGATACCGTCGCTCTTTGGACCTTTGAATCGGGCAGTGCGTCCGCCCCGGACCATACCGGCATGTTCCCCGTCACGTGGCGTGGCGGTTCGCCGAGCGGGGCACCTGGACCCGATAAGTGCTCCCTGTCCGTTCAGCTGAACGGGTCGCTTTTTGGAGAGGTGAACTTCACGTCAGGCTTCGCGGGCCTGACCGAGGGCGCCCTCGAGATGTTCGTGTGGTTGCCGCCGAAGTCCGACAAAATTCACGCGATCCTCGCGGCCGACGCGAAGAATCAAAAGACGAACGGACACTTCGTGCTCGGGTACGAAACCCAGGGCAAAATCGTTTTGCGCATGCAGAACGCAGAGAGTGCTCCTGGAGGGGGCAAGACCTTCTACATGTGCTCAGGCCCCAACATGCCCACCAATCAGTGGATTCATCTGGGCATCAACTTTGGTCCACCCAGCGTGCAGATGTTCGTCAACGGTGTGATCGCGGAGAACGAAGGGGTGCACTTCAAACACGGCAATCAGCAAAACTGCGGCGACAATCCGGTCTGGTCGCCTGCGGACAACGGCAACCCCCTCGTCGTAGGCGGCGCAACCAACGAAGCCACCGAGGGCATCGCCGATACGGTCATCAAGCGGTTCGGAGGGCGGATCGATCAACTGCGCATCAGCCGCAAGCGCCGTGACTTCGCCGTGTGGGCGAGCAAGCCTTAA
- a CDS encoding sigma-70 family RNA polymerase sigma factor: MAEEALQDAFAAAARAWTAGWPPHPAGWIYKAARNDIIDRRRHEALAQRKHAELALLSDGDVAEGMNEEGDVHDERLRLIFTCCHPALAPESQVALTLRTLCGLTTEEIARAFLVATSTMAQRLVRAKAKIQSAGIPYRVPEAADLPERLTEVLTVIYLVFNEGYAAASGAVLIRKELCQEAIRLARLLRSLLPGSVSELDGLLALMLLQDSRSEARLDSHGDLILLQDQDRRLWKREQIEEGIALVKGARRLGPPGAFLVEAAIAAVHAESTSAEQTDWAQISALYARLQRQHTSAIVDVNAAVALMMAKGPAAALPSLTALGAELEDYHPWHLARAEALLRLGRHEDAAHHLRRAYALAVNAVERRYIARKLARCDAAPS; the protein is encoded by the coding sequence ATGGCAGAAGAGGCATTGCAGGATGCCTTCGCTGCAGCTGCACGCGCGTGGACCGCGGGGTGGCCGCCCCACCCCGCGGGGTGGATATACAAGGCTGCCCGCAACGACATCATCGACCGCCGTCGGCACGAAGCGCTGGCGCAGCGAAAGCATGCTGAGCTTGCGCTTTTATCCGATGGGGACGTGGCCGAAGGCATGAACGAGGAGGGGGACGTGCACGATGAGCGACTCCGTCTGATCTTCACCTGCTGCCATCCGGCCTTGGCGCCGGAGTCGCAAGTGGCCCTCACCCTGCGTACTCTTTGTGGTCTCACCACTGAAGAGATCGCGCGCGCGTTCCTCGTGGCAACCTCAACGATGGCCCAGCGGCTCGTGCGCGCAAAGGCGAAGATTCAAAGTGCGGGCATTCCTTATCGCGTGCCCGAGGCTGCCGATCTTCCCGAACGTTTGACCGAAGTTTTGACCGTGATCTACTTGGTGTTCAACGAAGGCTATGCGGCCGCGTCGGGCGCTGTACTCATTCGAAAGGAGCTATGCCAGGAGGCCATTCGACTTGCTCGTCTCCTGAGAAGCCTGCTACCTGGTTCGGTTTCAGAGCTTGATGGCCTACTGGCACTCATGCTTCTGCAGGATTCTCGCAGCGAGGCACGCCTGGATTCACACGGTGACCTGATTCTCCTCCAGGATCAGGACCGGCGGCTCTGGAAGCGGGAGCAGATCGAGGAAGGGATCGCCTTGGTCAAGGGCGCGCGACGGCTGGGCCCACCGGGTGCATTTCTCGTGGAAGCCGCCATTGCGGCCGTTCATGCGGAATCGACCTCGGCGGAACAGACGGATTGGGCGCAAATCTCTGCTCTTTACGCGCGCTTGCAACGCCAGCACACGTCTGCCATCGTGGACGTGAACGCCGCTGTGGCGTTGATGATGGCAAAGGGGCCAGCGGCGGCTTTGCCAAGCCTGACCGCCCTTGGGGCCGAGCTCGAAGACTATCACCCCTGGCACCTTGCACGGGCCGAAGCGCTCCTGCGGCTCGGGCGCCACGAAGACGCCGCGCACCACCTGCGCCGGGCCTACGCGCTGGCTGTCAATGCCGTGGAGCGTAGGTACATTGCCCGCAAGCTCGCACGATGCGACGCCGCTCCCTCATGA
- a CDS encoding DUF1552 domain-containing protein, whose amino-acid sequence MLGQILRPAFGAVTTKNRVIFFLDRIGIHTPMRPTGTGGLSMGGYTALEAVKAHVSVVQHMYNPFSHYLHGNKWYLTAADSANGGEEEGAPPGPTIDRAIAAKIGADTPISSINQDVWYDKKAGTSSADGVNAPYASEKDPLATFAKIFGNSTVGNDAAAQAAFAEGLRRKKSVLDFVVSDLNKASGRLAGPEKAQLEQYLTSLREIESNLSGLGKAKASCQNPVSPSAAEMDGNYGNPARAKAVADMLVQALSCGFTRVVTMANNSNKLPFLGSWTKDNGEVMYPGAHQMWHGEGTEAHHRAYYNHSAETMAHLRKRLEALPDGAGSLADSTLIVFINSSGGNHHGGQFDYVVMTIGSLGGKLKTGALIQLPNTPVVSNDPRITMVTPADAGSKPKPGKDAPARSIADFYVSVAHAVGAELNTFGDPRINKGVLTEMFT is encoded by the coding sequence ATGTTAGGGCAAATCTTGCGCCCTGCGTTTGGGGCCGTCACAACCAAAAACCGGGTGATCTTCTTCCTCGATCGCATCGGTATCCATACGCCGATGCGGCCGACCGGAACCGGGGGCCTCAGCATGGGCGGGTACACGGCGCTCGAGGCGGTCAAGGCTCACGTGTCCGTCGTGCAGCACATGTACAACCCTTTCTCTCACTACCTCCATGGGAACAAATGGTACTTGACGGCTGCAGACTCCGCGAACGGAGGCGAGGAGGAAGGGGCTCCACCTGGGCCTACCATCGACCGTGCCATCGCTGCCAAAATCGGCGCGGACACGCCCATAAGCTCGATCAACCAAGACGTGTGGTACGACAAGAAGGCGGGTACTTCGAGCGCGGACGGGGTCAATGCGCCTTACGCGTCGGAGAAGGATCCCCTTGCGACCTTTGCAAAGATCTTCGGCAACAGCACCGTGGGGAATGATGCCGCTGCACAAGCCGCTTTCGCCGAAGGACTCCGCAGGAAAAAAAGCGTTCTCGATTTCGTCGTAAGTGACCTCAACAAGGCATCGGGCCGCTTGGCCGGACCCGAAAAGGCTCAGCTGGAGCAATACCTCACGTCGCTTCGGGAAATCGAGAGCAACCTGTCGGGATTGGGGAAAGCCAAGGCCAGCTGCCAAAACCCTGTGAGCCCCTCGGCGGCCGAGATGGACGGGAACTACGGCAACCCCGCGCGCGCCAAAGCCGTGGCCGACATGTTGGTGCAGGCCCTGTCGTGTGGATTCACTCGCGTGGTGACGATGGCAAACAACAGCAACAAGCTGCCCTTTTTGGGGTCATGGACCAAAGACAACGGTGAGGTCATGTACCCCGGCGCGCATCAAATGTGGCACGGCGAAGGTACGGAGGCGCATCACCGTGCGTACTACAACCATTCGGCCGAAACCATGGCGCACCTGCGCAAGCGGCTCGAGGCGCTTCCCGATGGCGCAGGAAGTTTGGCTGATAGCACCTTGATTGTATTCATCAATTCGAGCGGAGGCAATCACCACGGCGGACAGTTCGACTATGTGGTGATGACGATTGGCAGCTTGGGGGGCAAACTCAAAACCGGAGCCCTCATCCAACTGCCCAACACACCCGTCGTTAGCAACGACCCACGCATTACGATGGTGACTCCTGCTGATGCGGGCTCGAAGCCCAAGCCCGGGAAGGACGCCCCTGCGCGGTCGATCGCAGATTTCTACGTGTCCGTGGCTCATGCCGTGGGCGCCGAGCTGAATACATTCGGTGATCCCAGGATCAACAAGGGCGTCTTGACGGAGATGTTCACATGA
- a CDS encoding Uma2 family endonuclease gives MADPARRAATYLDVLDAPPQMIAEVVGGQLHLQPRPGLAHAAAGSALGEELGPPFKRGKGGPGGWIILDEPELHLQADIVVPDLAAWRRTRLDVIPATAYLTMAPDWVAEVLSPRTEKFDRTDKLTVYAREKVPWVWLVNPQQRTLEILHLGADDRWIVQAVHHDDAQIRAEPFDAIVFDLGALWANVQSTESP, from the coding sequence ATGGCAGACCCCGCTCGGCGCGCGGCCACGTATCTGGACGTTCTTGACGCACCTCCGCAGATGATCGCAGAGGTGGTGGGGGGACAGCTGCATCTTCAGCCTCGTCCCGGGTTGGCCCACGCGGCAGCGGGCTCGGCTCTCGGTGAAGAGTTGGGGCCGCCATTCAAGCGCGGCAAAGGCGGCCCCGGTGGCTGGATCATCTTGGACGAGCCCGAGCTTCACCTTCAGGCCGACATCGTCGTTCCTGACCTGGCCGCGTGGCGGCGTACCCGCCTCGATGTCATTCCCGCCACGGCGTACCTGACGATGGCACCTGACTGGGTGGCCGAAGTGTTGAGCCCGCGAACCGAAAAGTTTGATCGCACGGACAAACTCACGGTCTACGCTCGTGAGAAGGTGCCCTGGGTGTGGCTCGTCAACCCTCAGCAACGAACCCTAGAAATCTTGCACCTGGGAGCAGACGATCGTTGGATCGTTCAGGCTGTTCATCACGATGATGCCCAAATTCGGGCGGAACCGTTCGACGCCATCGTGTTTGACTTGGGTGCCCTCTGGGCAAACGTGCAAAGCACTGAATCTCCGTAG
- a CDS encoding DUF1592 domain-containing protein, which produces MPAVASALEKSLASTVGFRSVASRLEMTFPHVQDVVGQMDVVARHLVKQPGRVDPCLSAGYDDACVNSAIAAVGEKAFRRPLTSEEVSAYLDFFKQEKALAGNEGAWEEVINAILLSHNTQFRSELGDADAAKAGVVVLTDYEKASALAYTLTDAPPDAELLAAAKDGELNEQTLRAHAERLLATGTTAAGVRRYFEEYLHADLVLEVTKSEKVHPDFTAEIRLDMAEEFGRFVDEVLWSDDASLAAVLAAPYTVTNERLAKYYGLSRGSAKDQWVRTEAPGEIRSGFLTLGAFAASHGRDVDTDIVKRGRFIRERLLCDELPAPPANVNAFSPEPDGQLTNRERMSAHFEKPKCAFCHELMDPLAFGLEHYDSVGRFRTVDPLSKKTLDTSGYLLSTVDGTKKTFANARELAQVLLSTKEAHACFAETLYAFAAGNDKPNVKLCGTETFAKTLEKEGVLAALSNLASNPAFWQRR; this is translated from the coding sequence GTGCCTGCGGTGGCCAGTGCCCTCGAGAAGTCGCTGGCGAGCACTGTTGGATTCCGTAGCGTGGCTTCGCGCCTGGAGATGACGTTCCCCCACGTGCAGGACGTGGTTGGACAGATGGATGTGGTGGCGCGGCACCTCGTCAAACAGCCTGGGCGCGTCGATCCCTGCTTGAGCGCGGGCTACGACGACGCGTGCGTAAACAGTGCCATTGCGGCAGTGGGAGAAAAGGCGTTTCGTCGGCCTTTGACCAGTGAAGAAGTCTCTGCGTACCTGGACTTCTTCAAACAGGAAAAGGCGCTTGCGGGCAACGAAGGGGCTTGGGAAGAGGTCATCAACGCCATTCTTCTCTCGCACAACACGCAGTTTCGTTCGGAACTGGGTGACGCTGATGCGGCAAAGGCAGGCGTGGTCGTGCTGACGGACTATGAAAAGGCTTCAGCGCTCGCGTACACCCTGACCGACGCGCCTCCCGATGCGGAGTTGTTGGCGGCTGCCAAGGACGGGGAGCTGAACGAACAAACGTTGCGCGCGCACGCCGAGCGCCTGTTGGCCACTGGAACAACGGCGGCGGGTGTTCGGCGATACTTCGAGGAGTATTTGCACGCCGATCTGGTGCTCGAAGTCACGAAGAGCGAAAAAGTTCATCCTGACTTTACGGCGGAGATCCGCCTCGATATGGCGGAAGAATTCGGTCGCTTCGTGGACGAAGTTTTGTGGTCTGATGACGCCAGCCTGGCTGCTGTGTTGGCAGCACCCTATACGGTGACGAATGAGCGCCTGGCAAAGTACTATGGGTTGTCCAGGGGCAGTGCGAAGGATCAATGGGTCAGAACTGAAGCACCCGGGGAGATTCGTTCCGGGTTCCTGACGCTGGGGGCTTTCGCGGCTAGCCACGGGCGCGATGTAGACACCGACATCGTCAAGAGGGGACGCTTCATTCGGGAAAGGCTTCTGTGCGATGAGCTGCCCGCGCCACCCGCCAATGTGAACGCGTTCAGTCCTGAGCCGGATGGGCAATTGACGAATCGCGAGCGCATGAGCGCGCACTTCGAGAAACCAAAATGTGCGTTCTGCCATGAACTTATGGATCCGCTGGCCTTTGGCCTCGAGCACTACGATTCGGTCGGGCGCTTTCGGACCGTTGATCCCCTGTCGAAGAAGACCTTGGATACTTCGGGATACCTTTTAAGTACCGTTGACGGCACCAAGAAGACCTTTGCGAACGCCCGAGAGCTGGCACAGGTGTTGTTGAGCACGAAGGAGGCCCATGCCTGTTTCGCCGAGACGCTCTATGCCTTTGCGGCAGGAAACGATAAACCCAACGTGAAACTTTGCGGAACGGAGACCTTTGCCAAGACGCTCGAGAAAGAAGGCGTGCTTGCCGCCTTGTCGAACTTGGCTTCCAATCCCGCATTCTGGCAGCGCAGATAG
- a CDS encoding response regulator transcription factor: protein MVTASQPIRVMLVEDHPIARLGLRGLLEDDPGFALVAEAADGVEALAVYTTARPDVVVMDLRMPRFDGIQTTAALCQQDSAVRILVLSSYDSEQDVARIMHAGAKGYVMKEAQGDEVLRAIRQVAEGGEYLSDSVARRLHEARTSTALNARERRILELMAKGLSNAQIADMISLKTNTVRVYTSDLFAKLGVGNRAEAVSVAIERGIIRRG from the coding sequence ATGGTGACCGCGTCGCAACCCATCCGTGTCATGTTGGTCGAGGACCATCCGATCGCGAGGTTGGGCTTGCGGGGTCTTCTCGAGGACGATCCCGGCTTCGCGCTGGTCGCCGAAGCGGCAGACGGCGTGGAGGCGCTGGCCGTGTATACGACCGCGCGGCCGGACGTGGTCGTCATGGATCTGCGCATGCCTCGCTTCGATGGCATCCAGACCACCGCGGCCTTGTGCCAACAAGACAGCGCCGTGCGCATCCTGGTTCTGTCCAGCTACGACTCCGAACAGGACGTTGCCCGCATCATGCACGCAGGCGCGAAGGGGTACGTGATGAAAGAGGCCCAGGGCGATGAGGTGCTGAGGGCGATCCGTCAGGTGGCCGAGGGGGGCGAGTACCTGTCCGACTCCGTCGCCCGCCGCCTGCACGAGGCAAGGACCTCCACCGCCTTGAACGCGCGTGAGCGGCGCATTCTGGAGCTGATGGCGAAGGGGCTGAGCAACGCCCAGATCGCCGACATGATTTCGCTCAAAACCAACACCGTGAGGGTTTACACCTCCGATCTTTTCGCGAAACTGGGCGTGGGCAACCGTGCCGAGGCCGTGTCAGTGGCAATCGAGCGCGGCATCATCCGGCGCGGCTGA
- a CDS encoding YciI family protein, which produces MQYLVLLYDDEKRWAQLNEEEVQAEIAEYGALSESDGKLIQGGNALQPTSTATTVRVREGKRLVTDGPFAETREQLGGYYLIEAANLDEALAFAAKIPATRYGCAEVRPIMNVT; this is translated from the coding sequence ATGCAGTACCTCGTGTTGCTTTACGACGATGAGAAACGCTGGGCCCAGTTGAATGAGGAGGAGGTGCAGGCAGAGATAGCCGAGTACGGAGCGCTGAGTGAAAGCGATGGCAAGTTGATCCAGGGTGGCAACGCCCTTCAGCCGACCAGCACGGCCACGACCGTGCGGGTGCGCGAGGGCAAGCGTCTGGTGACCGACGGACCCTTCGCCGAAACGCGCGAGCAGCTGGGCGGCTACTACTTGATTGAGGCTGCCAACTTGGACGAAGCCCTCGCGTTCGCAGCGAAAATCCCCGCTACGCGTTATGGCTGCGCCGAAGTGCGCCCCATCATGAACGTGACGTGA
- a CDS encoding glyoxalase/bleomycin resistance/extradiol dioxygenase family protein has translation MAIKALNPYLNFNGSAEAAIRLYQSALGAELQGPLMRFGDMPAVPDTPTCAPEQKNHVMHSQLKVGGGVIMVSDTMRGGPMPPGGQVQVTLHFDDPVDMAQKFEALASGGTVTMPLGDTFWGAKFGMLTDAFGIQWMFNCDL, from the coding sequence ATGGCAATCAAAGCTTTGAACCCTTACCTCAACTTCAACGGAAGCGCCGAAGCCGCGATCAGACTCTACCAAAGCGCGCTTGGCGCGGAGCTCCAGGGACCCCTGATGCGCTTCGGAGACATGCCCGCGGTCCCCGACACCCCCACCTGCGCTCCTGAGCAGAAAAACCACGTGATGCATTCCCAGCTCAAGGTCGGTGGCGGCGTCATCATGGTGTCTGACACGATGAGGGGCGGCCCGATGCCCCCCGGGGGACAGGTGCAGGTGACACTGCACTTCGACGACCCCGTCGACATGGCGCAGAAATTCGAGGCGCTCGCCTCGGGAGGCACGGTGACCATGCCTCTTGGCGATACCTTTTGGGGCGCCAAGTTTGGCATGCTCACCGACGCCTTCGGCATACAGTGGATGTTCAACTGCGATCTTTAA
- a CDS encoding sigma-70 family RNA polymerase sigma factor: MAGDPEATAALLRAVGPVLLRAARAVLGPSNSELEDAVQDSMVAFLRGLESFRSESSLAHFASRIAMRRATDYLRQGHSRGRLVGNLADIASTGHAEHGQDTARQLRHRHTLRAILDELSDVQVETLLMRVVFDYSIEEIARATQVPINTVRSRLLLAKKALRSRIEGSRELRAFLRGEMQ; encoded by the coding sequence GTGGCCGGCGATCCTGAGGCAACGGCGGCGTTGCTGCGCGCGGTGGGGCCCGTACTGCTGCGAGCGGCGCGGGCCGTTTTGGGGCCCTCGAATTCGGAGCTCGAGGATGCGGTGCAAGACAGCATGGTTGCCTTTTTGCGTGGCTTGGAATCCTTTCGCAGCGAAAGCAGCCTTGCTCACTTTGCTTCACGCATTGCCATGCGCCGGGCCACGGACTATCTGAGGCAAGGTCACTCGCGGGGCAGACTGGTTGGCAATCTGGCCGACATCGCCAGCACGGGACATGCGGAGCACGGGCAAGACACGGCTCGACAGCTGCGCCACCGACACACGCTCCGCGCCATCCTCGACGAGCTTTCGGATGTGCAAGTCGAAACCTTGCTGATGCGGGTCGTGTTCGACTATTCGATAGAAGAAATCGCACGAGCAACGCAGGTGCCGATCAACACGGTCCGCAGCCGCTTGTTGCTTGCTAAAAAAGCTCTGCGTAGCCGCATCGAAGGCTCACGAGAGTTGAGGGCGTTTTTGCGAGGTGAGATGCAATGA
- a CDS encoding VWA domain-containing protein, producing MNPTPSPSNPTFGLCAERPSARLGRSRLEPQLGRTALAALLACGLLACGPQGGDVTGSGGSGMAPDAGAPFSGLGDFPEAGQLSPPPPEPEPTEANNCGVKTVMPTKRGSSVVMVADASKNGAQSLRYAFTTLRDLVDQQDLSGWSLTTTPSATTSNCGIQHAVEFGSNAVRWKEMMDDESRWTGQGSASLRAAIDSATSRLMAQPGMGRDKFIILMTSGGGLGHCSPEDYHPQESITAALMQGIRTYILGTSRVIKEQEKLNEMALAGGVARDGEIKFYESFDEEDVRNILVSLSQQIASCRLDLGEAPPVADNVLVKVGQTKLEFGSENGWVYDGNHVVLLQGSACTRLTEGEAQVSVLFGCPGIPVL from the coding sequence TTGAACCCAACACCCAGTCCCTCGAACCCCACCTTTGGGCTCTGCGCCGAGCGCCCCTCTGCGCGGCTCGGCCGCTCTCGGCTCGAGCCTCAACTCGGGAGGACGGCGCTGGCTGCGCTTTTGGCATGTGGTCTCTTGGCGTGTGGCCCCCAAGGTGGCGACGTGACTGGGTCCGGAGGCTCCGGGATGGCCCCTGACGCCGGTGCCCCCTTCTCGGGGTTAGGCGACTTTCCCGAGGCTGGTCAGCTCTCCCCCCCGCCGCCCGAACCCGAGCCCACCGAAGCGAACAACTGTGGCGTCAAAACTGTCATGCCGACCAAACGAGGGTCCTCAGTCGTCATGGTGGCTGATGCCTCGAAGAACGGCGCACAGAGCCTCCGCTACGCATTCACCACGCTCCGTGATCTCGTCGACCAGCAAGACCTCAGCGGCTGGTCTTTGACGACCACGCCATCGGCAACGACATCCAACTGCGGAATCCAGCACGCAGTGGAGTTTGGCTCCAATGCCGTCCGGTGGAAAGAGATGATGGACGACGAGTCGAGGTGGACTGGGCAGGGCAGCGCGTCGCTGCGCGCAGCCATCGATAGCGCGACCTCACGTCTCATGGCTCAACCTGGGATGGGCCGAGACAAGTTCATCATTCTCATGACCTCCGGTGGAGGCCTTGGCCACTGCAGCCCCGAAGACTACCACCCCCAAGAGTCCATCACGGCAGCCCTCATGCAAGGGATAAGGACGTATATACTAGGCACGTCTCGCGTCATCAAGGAACAGGAAAAGCTGAACGAGATGGCCTTGGCAGGAGGCGTGGCACGCGACGGTGAGATCAAGTTCTACGAATCGTTCGACGAGGAAGACGTTCGCAACATCCTCGTGTCGCTCAGCCAGCAGATCGCCTCTTGTCGGCTGGACCTCGGCGAGGCGCCTCCCGTTGCAGACAACGTGCTCGTGAAGGTTGGGCAAACAAAGCTCGAGTTCGGTTCCGAAAATGGTTGGGTCTACGACGGAAACCACGTCGTGCTGTTGCAGGGTAGTGCGTGCACGAGACTCACCGAGGGCGAAGCACAGGTCTCAGTTCTTTTCGGCTGCCCTGGCATTCCGGTACTTTGA